catatttattttttattagaaattgattttgtGGTTTTTTCTTcatacaagtttttttttttttgagttaagcAATTGCattaaaagattttgaaatattaaatttgaatattttcatGCATAATTTAGATTATATTTCCGTCTAATTTTCGGTATACTTATATTTTGTCCagattttatattagtttaagttttattatagaTAACCTttgtccaattttattttaatttagatatgtACATTCTTTTGACTTATTAACTCAATCTGGTTAattctaataataattttaaatgtataatataatctacactattatttaaattttgattgagtATGTGTTACGAGTTAATTAAACACCAAttcagttaaataaattatgaaaatatctttaaaataagttatacgATTCAttgtattttaatcttttattgaaAAAGACATGGTGGAATTTGAACCTATgtcaattatattaataaaactttaaatttaccaCACAactgaaactttattttgatatttttatacattttttaatatacacaatttattaTCTCCATCGGTTGTATGTATTGATAATATTCTTGATTAAGTTAATGTAACAATAACTCATTATCAATTCAAGATTAATGATAACACCATGATAAACAATCTTActcatttaatattcttaatctaatgtatttatatgtttaaattacattttactcgCAATATAATATATCCTTTCTATTTTAATCTCAgtatatatttcatgtattattatttattgtatgctatttttaaacatatatttcatatattattattaatcaatttcaaacaatatttttattatttattgtatattattttaaacatatttatattataaatacgTTGTTTTTACATTCATAAATACGtgataatatttcaaattttataatataaatgtcAGTCATTTAACTTATTGGAAGAACAACAATGCATGCATTTGGGCACGGAAAATCGCAGGCATACTAGATTGTTTGTAGGGATtgtaatacaattttttttttgttaaaaaagtCCTTAAACTCCTGCATTTTATTTAAACAGAcccttaaactatttttataaatagataAGTCCACTAACTTATGATTTTCACCCATAAAAAatccttaattttattattaaagtaaaaatattttgaaatttatgctcttgtcttaatttttattgatgcaGTAGAAATTTTATATACCTAAAGgtcaacataaattttaaaagactaatcaatcaaaaaataaattatgtgttatgtgtataaatactttaaaaatatttaaaatattatttaattttacttttaaaaataatattttatttttatttaatgaaccATTCTCATCAAATTCATATAAACATTAGATGtgaattaacttaaattttaaattatttttactttaatattacaataaagagcttttatgagtaaaacaAATGCTTGTTTAAAGGATGATAATATGTTGAATAAAAACAAATGCTTGTTTAAAGGATGATAATATGTTGAATAATATGAATACAAATAATAGGTTAGAACCttatttaattacacaaaccCAACTATGACTAATTATTCTTATTGTCAAATAGCAATATCGATCACATGTGTCAAAATTTCATACTATTAGTCTTTACGATGTCgtttattaaatttgttctCAAGTGTTGATGAATCAGTTAAAAAGAATGTTGCAAAACTTGGTCACTCATTTCTAAAACGCTTTTATCATTGAGAATAGaacgtttcacactatcaaaaaGAATGACGAAGTAAGAGCATTTTAGGTACATCTAAAATATACTTGTTTAAAACGTATAAATACGTGAACTGGCAATTTATTATAGATATACTGGCATGTATGTAATTTATCTAGCTGTATATAGAATGAAGGTCCAGACCGCACTCATTTTTAGTCACATGTGGATCACCAcaatttgctttattttatttttctttgcgttATAAAActggttaaatttcaaatttggttCATATGTTcaatttgaaactttaatttctaacataaattgatatttatatttttatagtatcattaattagtctaaatagttAACATCTTTAACTTTtcgattaaaatgttatatgggtatatataattcatatcacGAAAGCAAATCAAAATCCACCATGATTGTCAAATAGCAATATCAATCAAGTGCGTTGGATTTTCATCCTATTAGTCTTTACGAGTCGTTTATCAAAATTGTTCCCATATTTTGATGAGTCAAGTAAAAGAAATGTTGCCAAACTTGCTCACTCATAAAAGGAATGTTGCTAAACTTGGTCAATCATTTCTAAAACGCTTTTATCAGTGGAACGTTACACACCATCAAAAGGAAGTGGCGAAGTTAGGGCATTTTAGGTACGTTCAAAATATACATGTCTAAAACGAATAAATGCGTGAGCTGGCAATTTATTATAGATGTACTGGCACATATGAAATTAtgtaatttgtatataaaaggaAGGTCCAGATGTCGTTCATTTTTATTGACACGTGGATCACCACGatttgctttcttttctttttatttgcattataaaaatgattaaatttcaaatttagtccACCTTTTATACttagatttgaaatttaattttgacattaTATGATTTCTATAGTTTATAATGTtgttaattaattcaaatagtCATTATTAACTTTTCGATTAAAATGTCACGtgattacatataatttaaaatttgatatttaaataaaaataaaaagttaatttttaaaagtaaaactaaattcaattgttaatcttgttaattttgtttcgtgatctttgaaataaaaaacaaactaTGTAGCagtgtaattaaaaaaatgaagttgtaatgaatttgaatttaacaaaataatattaacatttgCACCtgatttttaaatctaaaaagtaaaaagactaaattcctagaaataaaagtatagtggctaaattttaaaattatgaagagTAGAAGGACTTaagacatattttaaccttaaaaaatacCGGGGGCATTATTGGAAAgtaagaaaaaaagtaaaataaaggcGGTTTCTCAGTTAAGCTTACCCGCCGCCGACTCCACCGATTTCCCAAAATATTTACAAACAAAAActaatcataaaatttcatagtCACCCCTTTCTGACTTCTCCTTCGTTTCCTCCGCTCAAAAACTCATACATTACTAACAAAAGATAATTTATCTAAAAgaaaatccattttaatttcTCAGATGCGTGGCCATGATTGGATCAATACTTGTCTTCCCGACGAGCTGATCTTGGAGATCTTACGCCGGCTTGATTCCAAATCCAGCCATGATGCCTGTTCTCTCGTCTGTAAACGTTGGCTCGGTCTCGAGCGGCTTAGCCGTTCCACCCTCCGAATCGGCGCCTCTGGTAGCCCTGATATTTTTATCAAGTTCCTCGCTCAACGGTTCGTTAATGTCAAGGCTGTTCATATCGACGAGAGGTTATCGATTTCTTTGCCTGTTACCGCGGTAATCGAATCTCAGATTCGtcaaattttgcttattttttcattattacgCTTAAAATCTGAATGATTTCAGGATCTGAGTGGATACTGAGATTTGATCTATCTTAATTACCTTGTTTAATTGTTGATTTCGGATGTAATTTTGACTGTAGTTTAATTGAATCGATTTATGTAAATGGAATGccatttatttgaattaaaaaaaaaatgtagaaGCGACCAAATGATGGACATGTTAATGAGGTAGCTTAACTTGTTCTTGGTGCAGGGGAAAAGGCGTCGCAGAGACGAGAATTCGCTTTTGTCTTTAAAGATACATTTTGCGGGTGAAAGAAATGAGCCCAAAGAAGAGGAGTGTGAACCATTCTGTTTGACAGATTCCGGTTTGACTGCAGTTGCTGATGGATTTGCTAAGCTAGAAAAGTTGAGCTTAATTTGGTGTTCTAATGTTACTAGTTTCGGTGTAATGTCCCTTGCACAGAAATGCTCTCTCTTAAAATCATTGGATTTGCAGGTAACTCATTATATGCTAGGGGAGGTTTTGGTGATATTTAACTCTATTAATCTATTATGTTTGTCAATTTGGTTGATTATGAGTTATTCAATAATTTAGTTCTACTACCAAGTATCCATCCTTAGTCGTTAATACTTAAAAATGCATTACCATATCTATGAATTTCTATATTACTCAGACTTGGGTGCGAGTGTTTTGATATGGTTATGCTCCCGAAATGTAAAGGTTTTCTCTTTATTTGGAGGGTCTTAAGAATATATGTAGGACATGGttacttaaagaaaaatgaagctGGAGCAacatagatgaaattttaattgtcaTGTTCTACGAGtaattctaatttaaacttAAGTTGCTTATGATGTTTATCATAGGGTTGCTATGTTGGAGATCAAGGTCTAGCTGTTGTTGGCCAGTGTTGCAAGCAACTCGAGGACCTAAATTTGCGTTTCTGTGAAAGCTTGACTGATTCAGGATTGGTCACTTTGGCAACTGAGTGTGGGAAATCATTGAAATCTCTCGGTGTGGCAGCTTGTGCTAGAATAACCGACAAATCACTGGAGGCTGTGGGGTCCCACTGCAAAAATCTTGAGACCTTGTCATTGGATTCAGAGTTTATCAGCAATAAAGGGATCCTTGCTATTGCCCAAGGATGTCCTCTTTTGAAAGTCTTGAAGTTACAATGTATTAATGTTACAGACAGGGCTTTGATGGCTGTGGGAGCTTCTTGTTTGTCATTGGAAATGTTGGCTTTATACAGCTTCCAGCAATTTACAGACGAGTTAGTCTCTCTTCCTTAATATCTTATGCGTGATGATAGAAAGATCACCCTTATTGAATTGCATTCTTGAAGGCTATTTGGCCAATTAGTTTGCCCCACTAGAATTCTATATTTAGGAATGGAAGTGGATCTTTCTCAAAGTTTTAGTGTCTGATTCAATAgtctttgttttattatgctTTTGATACATGGCATGATTGTTGAATTATAAGTTTGATTCATGTCTCAGGGGTCTTCGTTCTATTGGCAAAGGCTGCAAGAAGCTAAAAAATCTTACTTTGAGTGATTGCAATTTCCTGGGTGACAGGGGTCTGGAAGCGATTGCCACTGGCTGCACTGAACTTACGCATCTTGAAGTTAATGGCTGCCACAATATTGGAACCATTGGACTGGAGTCTGTTGGGAAATCTTGCCCGTACGTTTGTCTTCTATTGCTTTCCTCTGCTACTAACTTTTTAAGGGGGCAAGAATCCAGGCTTTGGTCTGTGGCTAGGTTCCATATCCAATCCCTATGATTGGGTGGCATGCCGTACAAATtcattgtgaaaattttgaataatatcgATTCTGAAAGTGCTTGATTTTGTGCAGGCGCCTGACTGAGTTGGCTTTATTATACTGCCAAAGGGTTGGCAATTTTGCTCTTACTGAAGTTGGAAGGGGCTGTAAATACTTGCAAGCTCTTCACTTGGTAGACTGCTCTAGCATTGGTGATGACGCCATTTGCAGTATAGCCAAAGGTTGCCGAAATCTAAAGAAGCTTCATATCAGGAGATGTTATGaggtctctctctctctctctctatatatatatatatatatgtagatatTCCTCTACCTACAATATGCTTGAACCACTAGTACTGACCACATCAGGAAAATGATTTTGCCAGTTGAGTGGAACGGGGAAAATTTGTCATCTAAGATTTAACAGAGCACTCTTCCtccccttccccttccccttccaCTAGTACTGACCGCATCAGGAAAATGATTTTGCCAGTTGAGTGGAACAGGGAAAATTTGTCATCTAAGATTTAATACAGTACTCTTCCTCCCCTTTCCCTTTCACTTCCTGCTCTCCTCCCTCTGTCTCACTCCTGTCTCATGCAGGATGGTTTCGATTTTCAGTAAGATGGCAGTTGGTGGTTTATTGTTTAAAGAAcgtagttttgattctaaacaTTTTCAGAAATGTTTGAAGTGAGAACTTCACTGATATTTTGTTGCTTCTTCTGGGTCTTTGCATTTATAGACTTGCTTCTTTTAGGTGCTGgcaatcatttatattttagtttcagCAATCCCATATCGTGATCTAAACCCTTAACTTGTAATCCTTTCGTGCCAAATAGGTTGGAAGCAAGGGAATCGTAGCTGTTGGTGAGAATTGTCACTCTCTCACGGATCTTAGTCTCCGCTTTTGTGATAGGTGTGTCTAATTGTACTTGCCTTCCAGCATTGTCCATACTGTTTCATGTTGTCAGCTGTGTTTGAATTTTTAGCCATTTTTCTACTAGGGTGCGCGATGAGGCTCTTATTGCTGTCGGTCAT
The window above is part of the Gossypium raimondii isolate GPD5lz chromosome 9, ASM2569854v1, whole genome shotgun sequence genome. Proteins encoded here:
- the LOC105800674 gene encoding F-box/LRR-repeat protein 4 isoform X1 — encoded protein: MRGHDWINTCLPDELILEILRRLDSKSSHDACSLVCKRWLGLERLSRSTLRIGASGSPDIFIKFLAQRFVNVKAVHIDERLSISLPVTAGKRRRRDENSLLSLKIHFAGERNEPKEEECEPFCLTDSGLTAVADGFAKLEKLSLIWCSNVTSFGVMSLAQKCSLLKSLDLQGCYVGDQGLAVVGQCCKQLEDLNLRFCESLTDSGLVTLATECGKSLKSLGVAACARITDKSLEAVGSHCKNLETLSLDSEFISNKGILAIAQGCPLLKVLKLQCINVTDRALMAVGASCLSLEMLALYSFQQFTDEGLRSIGKGCKKLKNLTLSDCNFLGDRGLEAIATGCTELTHLEVNGCHNIGTIGLESVGKSCPRLTELALLYCQRVGNFALTEVGRGCKYLQALHLVDCSSIGDDAICSIAKGCRNLKKLHIRRCYEVGSKGIVAVGENCHSLTDLSLRFCDRVRDEALIAVGHGCPLKYLNVSGCNQIGDAGIVAVARGCPNLTYLDVSVLQNLCDIALTELGEGCPLLKDIVLSHCHQITDIGLSHLVKNCQMLESCHMVYCPSITAAGVATVVSSCPNIKKVLVEKWKVSPRTKRRASSVLSYLCVDL
- the LOC105800674 gene encoding F-box/LRR-repeat protein 4 isoform X2 is translated as MRGHDWINTCLPDELILEILRRLDSKSSHDACSLVCKRWLGLERLSRSTLRIGASGSPDIFIKFLAQRFVNVKAVHIDERLSISLPVTAGKRRRRDENSLLSLKIHFAGERNEPKEEECEPFCLTDSGLTAVADGFAKLEKLSLIWCSNVTSFGVMSLAQKCSLLKSLDLQGCYVGDQGLAVVGQCCKQLEDLNLRFCESLTDSGLVTLATECGKSLKSLGVAACARITDKSLEAVGSHCKNLETLSLDSEFISNKGILAIAQGCPLLKVLKLQCINVTDRALMAVGASCLSLEMLALYSFQQFTDEGLEAIATGCTELTHLEVNGCHNIGTIGLESVGKSCPRLTELALLYCQRVGNFALTEVGRGCKYLQALHLVDCSSIGDDAICSIAKGCRNLKKLHIRRCYEVGSKGIVAVGENCHSLTDLSLRFCDRVRDEALIAVGHGCPLKYLNVSGCNQIGDAGIVAVARGCPNLTYLDVSVLQNLCDIALTELGEGCPLLKDIVLSHCHQITDIGLSHLVKNCQMLESCHMVYCPSITAAGVATVVSSCPNIKKVLVEKWKVSPRTKRRASSVLSYLCVDL